One window of Bacteroides sp. AN502(2024) genomic DNA carries:
- a CDS encoding lytic transglycosylase domain-containing protein — MKRQTKTNHILTLISVFCIGAAIPVLTGSSQVNEPHSAQSEVPYCVTPPTVPAQVTFDGETIDLRRYDRRERMDREMMSFTYMHSTTMLSIKRANRYFPIVEPILKANGIPDDFKYLMVIESNLNNIARSPAGAAGLWQFMPATGREFGLEVNDNVDERYHIEKATVAACKYFKQAYAKYGDWMAVSAAYNAGQGRISSQLEKQLANHAMDLWLVEETSRYMFRLLAVKEIFNNPQRYGFLLKREHLYPPIPYKEVTVSTSIDDLNDYAKSQGITYAQLRDANPWLRDTSLKNKTGKRYTLLIPTREGMYYNPQKTVAHHKQWVID, encoded by the coding sequence ATGAAGAGACAGACTAAAACCAACCATATCCTTACACTGATATCCGTATTTTGCATCGGCGCAGCCATCCCGGTACTGACAGGCAGCAGCCAAGTGAACGAACCACATTCCGCCCAATCGGAAGTGCCCTATTGCGTCACTCCCCCTACCGTTCCCGCACAAGTCACCTTCGACGGGGAGACGATCGACCTCCGGCGCTACGACCGTCGCGAACGGATGGACCGCGAGATGATGTCCTTCACCTATATGCACTCCACCACCATGCTATCGATAAAGCGCGCCAACCGTTACTTTCCTATCGTGGAACCGATACTGAAAGCGAACGGCATCCCCGATGACTTCAAATACCTGATGGTCATCGAAAGCAACCTGAACAACATTGCACGCTCTCCGGCAGGAGCAGCCGGTCTGTGGCAATTCATGCCTGCCACCGGACGGGAATTCGGACTGGAAGTGAACGATAACGTAGACGAGCGCTACCACATTGAGAAAGCAACCGTTGCCGCCTGCAAATACTTCAAACAAGCGTATGCCAAATATGGCGACTGGATGGCTGTCTCCGCTGCCTATAACGCCGGACAGGGACGTATCTCCTCCCAACTCGAGAAGCAGTTGGCCAATCATGCCATGGACTTATGGCTGGTGGAGGAAACTTCCCGCTACATGTTCCGACTGCTGGCAGTCAAAGAGATATTCAATAACCCGCAACGTTACGGATTCCTCTTGAAACGGGAACACCTGTATCCGCCCATTCCTTATAAAGAGGTAACCGTCAGCACTTCCATCGACGACCTGAACGACTACGCAAAGTCACAGGGAATCACCTATGCCCAACTCCGTGATGCCAATCCCTGGCTGCGCGACACTTCATTGAAAAACAAGACCGGAAAGAGATACACTCTCCTGATCCCTACCCGGGAGGGCATGTATTACAACCCGCAAAAGACCGTTGCCCACCATAAACAGTGGGTCATCGACTAA
- a CDS encoding zinc ribbon domain-containing protein: MEQKFCQSCGMPIDESTFGKEANGNKNEEYCHYCYADGHFTKECTMDEMIEHNLNFLNEFNKDSEVKYTVEEARKAMKEYFPQLKRWRE; the protein is encoded by the coding sequence ATGGAACAGAAATTTTGTCAAAGTTGCGGCATGCCGATAGACGAGTCGACTTTTGGAAAAGAAGCCAATGGCAACAAAAACGAAGAGTATTGCCACTATTGCTATGCGGACGGACACTTCACGAAAGAGTGCACCATGGACGAGATGATCGAACATAATCTAAATTTTCTGAACGAGTTCAATAAAGATTCGGAAGTCAAATACACGGTGGAGGAAGCACGGAAAGCGATGAAAGAGTACTTTCCACAGTTGAAGAGGTGGAGAGAGTAA
- a CDS encoding nitrous oxide-stimulated promoter family protein: MKASRIAQEKKTVELMIRLYCRKKEKNTVLCADCEELLRYARARLDHCLFGESKSACKECTVHCYKPVMRERMRQVMRFSGPRMLLHAPWQAIRHLLNL, from the coding sequence ATGAAAGCATCACGTATTGCGCAGGAAAAGAAAACGGTAGAGTTGATGATCCGCCTCTATTGCCGGAAAAAAGAAAAAAACACAGTTCTTTGTGCCGACTGTGAAGAATTGCTCCGCTATGCCCGTGCCCGTCTCGACCATTGTCTGTTTGGAGAGAGTAAGAGTGCATGCAAGGAATGTACCGTACATTGTTACAAGCCCGTCATGCGCGAACGAATGCGACAGGTGATGCGTTTCTCCGGACCGCGGATGTTGCTTCATGCACCCTGGCAGGCCATACGGCATTTATTGAACCTATAA
- a CDS encoding ATP-binding protein translates to MENLDKLILELCKLPQETGWVEFKHNNCDPKMVGEDISALANSAVIADRSHAYMIWGVDDKTHEPVGTKVRLKQEKKGNQELENWLRYMLSKNADFEIHSADIDGKHVEMLVISKAMGVPVTFEKIDYIRVGSYTKKIIEFPTLQAQLWDKLRHEQFEDIYALSDIQLEEIPHYLNCEVYFDILNMPHPTSIEKYAHYLMEEGIIAKQDNGLYAITNLGAILFAKKLSDFPRVGRKAIRIVQYEGNNRLSILKEENTTEGYAISFENAVKFVTTLLPTKEDIDSVRRKTINAFPIPAIREAIANSLIHQDFFLTGTGPLIEIFENRVEITNPGTPLVDIMRIVDNPPKSRNEKLASLMRRLSMCEELGRGWDRMVISCELQKLPAPRIQIYQESTKVSLFSHLNFTNIPMEDKIWATYLHACVKFIEGNALTNSSLRERFGVAESSSGSISRLIKEALNKQIIRPVDSTTAPRYMRYIPIWA, encoded by the coding sequence ATGGAGAATTTAGACAAACTTATATTAGAGTTATGCAAACTGCCTCAAGAAACAGGCTGGGTGGAGTTTAAGCATAACAATTGCGACCCTAAGATGGTTGGGGAAGATATCAGTGCCTTAGCCAATAGTGCCGTTATAGCAGATAGAAGCCATGCTTATATGATATGGGGCGTTGATGACAAAACTCATGAACCGGTTGGTACAAAGGTCAGACTTAAACAGGAAAAGAAAGGCAATCAAGAACTTGAAAACTGGTTACGCTATATGCTTTCTAAAAATGCCGATTTTGAAATTCATTCGGCCGATATTGATGGAAAGCATGTCGAAATGTTAGTTATCTCAAAAGCTATGGGCGTTCCTGTTACATTTGAGAAGATTGATTATATTCGTGTTGGCAGTTATACGAAGAAAATAATAGAGTTCCCTACTTTACAGGCTCAGTTGTGGGACAAATTGCGACATGAACAATTTGAGGATATTTATGCCTTATCAGACATACAATTAGAGGAGATCCCCCACTACTTGAATTGTGAAGTCTATTTTGATATTCTTAATATGCCACATCCTACAAGTATTGAAAAATATGCTCATTACTTGATGGAAGAAGGTATTATTGCCAAACAAGATAATGGCTTGTATGCTATTACAAATCTTGGAGCAATTCTGTTTGCAAAGAAACTTTCAGATTTTCCGCGTGTGGGAAGAAAAGCAATAAGAATTGTGCAATATGAAGGGAACAATAGACTATCAATTTTAAAAGAAGAGAACACGACAGAAGGATATGCTATCAGCTTTGAGAACGCGGTAAAATTTGTAACTACTTTACTCCCGACAAAAGAGGATATTGATTCTGTCCGAAGAAAAACGATAAACGCATTCCCTATTCCGGCTATAAGAGAGGCTATTGCAAACTCGCTGATTCATCAAGATTTTTTCCTCACCGGCACAGGACCGCTTATTGAGATATTTGAAAATCGTGTTGAGATTACAAATCCCGGGACACCATTAGTCGATATAATGCGGATTGTGGATAATCCTCCCAAGTCCCGTAATGAAAAATTAGCATCCTTAATGCGGCGATTGAGTATGTGCGAAGAATTGGGACGAGGATGGGATAGAATGGTCATCAGCTGCGAACTACAGAAATTACCTGCTCCACGGATTCAGATATATCAAGAATCGACCAAAGTATCTTTATTCTCTCATTTGAATTTTACAAATATTCCGATGGAAGATAAGATTTGGGCAACCTATCTTCATGCTTGCGTTAAATTCATAGAAGGTAATGCTTTAACTAACAGTTCTTTGAGAGAGCGATTTGGTGTTGCGGAATCATCTTCAGGGAGCATCTCCCGATTGATTAAAGAAGCATTGAATAAACAGATAATCAGACCTGTAGATTCCACGACAGCTCCTCGCTATATGAGATACATTCCTATATGGGCCTGA
- a CDS encoding pseudouridine synthase produces MIHFFKKPVSHIALPAKFTYPFHYTPHPLCVLAAEEVKKYIASREEWQEELALGKMFGVLVVLQETSDATDKAKEESTEAKSRIGYLAAFSGNLAGKNRHPYFVPPVYDLLQPQGFFKMEEERISAINIRINELEHSTSYLEAKEKREVETEQAQAELSQAKKELKAAKESREIRRRSPSGISEEEQVALIRESQYQKAEYKRKEKYWKKRLEEREAEVNRFKDEIEQWKAERKERSAALQQKLFGEFRMLNAKGEVKDLYTIFEETVRKVPPAGAGECALPKLLQYAYLHQLKPLAMAEFWWGNSPKNEIRHHGYYYPSCKGKCEPILQHMLQGVEVDENPLLSSTHQEEEPEIVYEDEWLVVVNKPAGMLSVPGKAEERDSVYHRLKKKYPDATGPMIVHRLDMATSGLLLVAKTKEVHQHLQAQFAARSIKKRYTAVLDGVITGAEKTTTMEKATLPFGRTGRIDLPLCLNPLDRPRQIVSREHGKEAITEYRIIGESEKHTRIAFYPLTGRTHQLRIHAAHPEGLGCPILGDELYGRKADRLYLHAEYIEFRHPISGKILRIQKEADF; encoded by the coding sequence ATGATACATTTTTTCAAGAAGCCCGTTTCCCACATTGCGCTACCGGCGAAATTCACTTATCCGTTCCATTATACGCCCCATCCGTTGTGCGTATTGGCGGCAGAGGAAGTGAAAAAGTATATCGCAAGCCGAGAGGAATGGCAGGAAGAATTAGCTCTTGGAAAGATGTTCGGGGTACTGGTTGTACTGCAGGAGACGAGCGACGCTACGGATAAAGCCAAAGAAGAAAGTACGGAAGCAAAAAGCAGGATAGGTTATTTAGCCGCCTTTTCCGGCAATTTGGCAGGAAAGAATCGGCATCCTTATTTCGTCCCTCCTGTCTACGACCTGCTGCAACCTCAAGGATTCTTCAAGATGGAGGAAGAACGGATTTCCGCTATCAATATCCGCATCAATGAATTGGAGCATAGCACCTCCTACCTGGAGGCGAAAGAAAAACGGGAGGTAGAAACCGAACAGGCGCAGGCGGAGTTGAGTCAAGCCAAGAAGGAACTAAAAGCCGCGAAAGAGTCCAGAGAGATTCGACGCCGGTCTCCAAGCGGGATCTCCGAAGAAGAACAAGTTGCCTTGATTCGGGAAAGCCAATATCAGAAAGCTGAATACAAGCGAAAAGAGAAGTATTGGAAAAAGCGGTTGGAAGAGCGCGAAGCGGAAGTGAATCGTTTCAAGGATGAAATAGAACAGTGGAAAGCAGAACGGAAAGAACGTTCGGCGGCTTTGCAGCAAAAGCTGTTCGGAGAGTTTCGGATGCTGAATGCCAAAGGAGAAGTGAAAGACCTCTACACTATCTTCGAAGAAACCGTTCGGAAAGTCCCTCCCGCCGGTGCGGGTGAATGTGCTTTGCCTAAACTGTTGCAATATGCGTATCTTCATCAATTAAAGCCATTGGCGATGGCCGAATTCTGGTGGGGAAACTCTCCTAAAAACGAAATCCGGCATCACGGATATTATTATCCTTCCTGCAAAGGAAAGTGCGAACCTATCTTGCAGCACATGTTGCAAGGAGTGGAAGTAGACGAGAATCCGTTGCTGAGCTCCACCCATCAGGAGGAAGAGCCGGAAATTGTATATGAAGACGAATGGTTGGTGGTAGTCAATAAGCCGGCAGGAATGTTGTCCGTTCCGGGAAAGGCGGAGGAGAGAGATTCCGTCTATCATCGCCTGAAAAAGAAGTATCCCGATGCTACCGGACCTATGATTGTACATCGCCTCGATATGGCTACTTCCGGATTATTGCTCGTAGCGAAAACGAAAGAGGTACATCAACATTTACAGGCACAATTTGCTGCCAGAAGTATCAAGAAGCGCTATACAGCCGTGTTGGATGGGGTCATAACAGGAGCGGAAAAGACAACAACCATGGAAAAAGCAACACTACCATTTGGAAGAACAGGAAGAATCGATCTTCCTCTCTGTTTGAATCCCCTTGACCGTCCCCGGCAAATCGTCAGCAGGGAACATGGGAAAGAAGCGATTACGGAATACCGGATCATCGGTGAATCCGAAAAACACACCCGGATTGCCTTCTATCCGTTGACCGGACGAACACACCAATTACGGATACACGCTGCCCATCCGGAGGGATTGGGTTGCCCCATTCTGGGGGATGAACTTTATGGAAGAAAAGCAGACAGGCTATACCTCCACGCCGAATACATAGAGTTCCGCCATCCCATCAGCGGGAAGATTCTACGCATACAGAAAGAGGCCGACTTCTAA
- a CDS encoding MaoC family dehydratase, with protein MEKVIINSYEEFEKLVGKQIGVSDYVELSQERIRLFADATLDYQWIHVDTERAKVDSPYHSTIAHGYLTLSMLPYLWNQIIQVNNLKMMINYGMDKMKFGQAVLAGQSIRLVTTLHSLTNLRGVAKAEIKFSIEIKDQPKKALEGIAVFLYYFN; from the coding sequence ATGGAAAAAGTAATTATCAATTCGTACGAAGAATTTGAAAAACTGGTAGGCAAACAGATAGGCGTCTCTGATTATGTGGAACTCTCGCAGGAACGTATCCGGCTTTTTGCAGATGCGACACTGGACTACCAATGGATTCACGTGGATACGGAACGTGCCAAAGTGGACAGCCCTTATCATAGCACAATCGCTCATGGTTATCTGACATTATCCATGCTGCCGTATCTGTGGAACCAGATTATCCAGGTGAACAACCTGAAGATGATGATTAACTATGGCATGGATAAGATGAAATTCGGTCAGGCTGTGTTGGCAGGACAGAGCATCCGCCTGGTGACTACGCTTCATTCATTGACGAATTTGCGTGGTGTGGCAAAAGCTGAAATCAAGTTTTCCATCGAAATAAAAGACCAACCGAAGAAGGCGCTGGAAGGAATTGCCGTATTCTTGTACTATTTCAATTGA
- a CDS encoding GNAT family N-acetyltransferase: MRNDENNTGGLSYSVRRLNKEEKIESFNCGDTDLNDFIMNECSLYRNALLAVSYVAETDGGKILAYFSLANDKVSLSDFESKTEFNRFRRPRFVNDKRLKSYPAVKICRLGTDISTRGCGLGSELLYFIKSYFIENNKTGCRFVTVDAYADAVPFYLKNGFVPLTDYDKDDSTRLLYFDLGDIVDFL; this comes from the coding sequence GTGAGAAATGATGAAAATAATACCGGAGGATTGTCATATAGTGTTCGTCGGTTAAATAAAGAAGAAAAGATAGAATCGTTCAATTGCGGTGATACCGACTTGAACGATTTTATTATGAATGAATGCTCACTTTATCGCAATGCTTTGTTGGCGGTAAGCTATGTTGCAGAGACAGACGGCGGGAAGATACTCGCTTATTTCAGCCTAGCCAATGATAAAGTCTCACTTTCCGATTTTGAGAGTAAAACAGAGTTCAACCGCTTCCGTCGCCCTCGTTTTGTGAACGATAAACGTTTGAAAAGCTATCCTGCTGTAAAAATCTGTCGTTTAGGTACTGATATATCCACTAGAGGATGTGGCTTAGGGTCCGAATTGCTCTATTTCATAAAGAGTTATTTTATTGAAAACAACAAAACTGGATGCCGTTTCGTCACAGTAGATGCTTATGCAGACGCTGTTCCATTCTATCTCAAGAATGGTTTTGTACCACTTACAGACTATGACAAGGATGACTCGACGCGTCTACTTTATTTTGATTTAGGAGATATAGTTGATTTTTTATAA